A genomic stretch from Chryseobacterium sp. SNU WT5 includes:
- the hemC gene encoding hydroxymethylbilane synthase, with protein sequence MSLMRSIKIGTRNSPLALWQAREVARNLQNNNHKTDITPIVSSGDKNLTEPLYAMGVTGIFTKDLDIALLNNQVDIAVHSLKDIPTQLPANIEIIAVLKRDYPQDVLVRNSKSRDKEHHELKIATSSLRRRAFWAKHYPDTEFFDIRGNVQTRLQKLEDQNFDATLFSLAAIERMGLPVAYEHLQMMISAPAQGVVAVCARSDDQEIKELFKEVNHRETRICIDIERNFLQTLEGGCTAPIGAYAVINEANEVRFIGRLCSLDGKQCIETDEIFKWNDQENFGEQLAQKVLENGGRALMKEIKSQLP encoded by the coding sequence ATGAGTTTAATGAGAAGCATTAAAATAGGAACCCGAAACTCGCCGCTCGCATTGTGGCAAGCAAGAGAGGTTGCGAGGAATCTGCAAAATAATAATCATAAGACAGATATTACCCCAATTGTTTCTTCTGGAGACAAAAATCTTACAGAACCACTATACGCGATGGGGGTTACTGGGATTTTCACCAAAGATTTAGATATTGCATTACTTAATAACCAAGTAGATATTGCGGTTCATTCGCTGAAAGATATTCCCACGCAGCTTCCTGCCAATATAGAAATAATTGCCGTTTTAAAAAGAGATTATCCGCAGGATGTCTTGGTTAGAAATAGCAAATCTCGAGATAAAGAACATCACGAACTTAAGATCGCGACCAGTAGTTTACGACGTCGTGCTTTTTGGGCAAAACATTATCCTGACACAGAATTCTTTGATATTCGTGGAAACGTACAAACTCGTTTACAAAAATTAGAGGATCAGAATTTTGATGCTACTCTTTTTTCGTTGGCAGCAATTGAAAGAATGGGACTGCCTGTGGCTTATGAGCATCTTCAGATGATGATCTCTGCACCCGCACAGGGAGTAGTCGCAGTTTGTGCCAGATCCGATGATCAAGAAATTAAGGAACTTTTTAAGGAAGTAAACCATCGCGAAACCAGAATTTGTATTGACATAGAACGAAATTTTCTACAAACTTTAGAAGGCGGTTGCACAGCACCAATAGGAGCTTATGCAGTAATTAATGAAGCAAACGAAGTTCGGTTTATTGGAAGGCTATGTTCGCTTGATGGAAAGCAATGCATCGAAACTGATGAAATTTTCAAATGGAATGATCAGGAAAATTTTGGTGAACAATTAGCTCAGAAAGTCCTTGAAAATGGAGGTAGAGCATTAATGAAAGAGATTAAAAGTCAATTGCCTTAG
- a CDS encoding C40 family peptidase, protein MKIRALFYITAVVASFSLQSCVSNYVVSSPATYVNEYNSNAKLASIDNKKLEVAKKQLINSFKDEQTVATKTLENIVKNEEIAKAVRFSSKIDEILTEAESYLGTPYRYGGTTRKGIDCSAFVLSVFGASAGLNLPRVAASQAQEGEKIEKSELQKGDLVFFSHGRGRISHVGIVESISADGDIKFIHAATSRGVMISSLADSYWGPKFRFAKRVLSQEAFNSNFANN, encoded by the coding sequence ATGAAGATAAGAGCTCTGTTTTATATCACCGCGGTAGTTGCTTCATTTTCACTACAATCTTGCGTTAGTAACTACGTAGTTTCAAGTCCAGCAACTTATGTCAATGAATACAATTCGAATGCCAAACTTGCATCAATTGATAATAAAAAATTAGAAGTAGCTAAAAAGCAATTAATTAACAGTTTTAAAGATGAGCAAACAGTAGCTACTAAAACTTTAGAGAATATTGTTAAAAATGAAGAAATTGCAAAAGCAGTAAGATTTTCGAGTAAAATAGATGAAATTTTAACAGAAGCAGAATCTTATTTAGGAACACCTTACAGATATGGTGGGACTACTAGAAAAGGAATCGATTGTTCTGCTTTTGTACTATCAGTTTTTGGAGCAAGTGCAGGTCTTAATTTACCAAGAGTAGCAGCTTCTCAAGCACAAGAAGGAGAAAAAATTGAAAAATCTGAATTACAAAAAGGTGATTTAGTTTTCTTTTCACATGGTAGAGGTCGTATTTCTCACGTAGGGATTGTGGAAAGTATAAGTGCAGACGGAGATATTAAATTTATTCACGCCGCAACATCCAGAGGGGTAATGATCTCTTCACTGGCTGATTCTTATTGGGGTCCTAAATTTAGATTCGCAAAGCGAGTATTATCTCAAGAAGCATTTAACAGTAACTTTGCTAATAATTAA
- a CDS encoding penicillin-binding transpeptidase domain-containing protein, with product MKPQFLKISIFLILIALIFIARLSYLQLFTDRYALNAANTSIKTEYIIPQRGVIFDRNGKIMVGNQPSYEISFTEALMKSDFDTLDFCNLVKISKTDFIKTIKSIKKEKYFSKLTPMTFMKNLSREDIARIQEIIFKYPAFSIVSRPQRQYEVSTSGNLLGYTNEVNEREIKKDSLYYLPGDFIGKTGIEKSYEKDLRGEKGIQYVQKDIRLRNIGSYKNGALDKDVITGKDVTLTIDYDLQRMAEEMMVGKQGAIVAIDPSNGEILVLATGPDIDPNLFAGPEKTRNLYKLQMDTIYNNRPTFDRSLQAAYPPGSTFKLLTAAAAMQMGVMDEKTIFPCGGGFNYRGLRIKGHGGADPLVPAIQVSSNCYFSYAYIAIMNKYPGDPTRGVNEWKKIMSSFGVGEFLNNDLAVGSKGRIPTGEFYEKRSGGKKDWTSAYTMNGSIFNGMGQGDVLLTPLQMANSIAAIVNKGWYYTPHIVKAIDGKPNPDPRFKVKHKTLVAAKHFDPIIKGMEAVVLNGTARGLKSNDFTMLAKTGTAQVPQGKDNSIFVLAAPADNPKIVIAAVMEHAGFGATWAGPAATVIAEKYLTGDLKREHLYKKMINASFMPEYKRQWDVELKRKGLYKEPSKDSLSLATIEQRLRTAKDDSQKKELLLKKDSILLKIKNAAKK from the coding sequence CTGAAACCACAATTTTTAAAAATCTCCATTTTCTTAATTCTAATTGCTTTAATTTTTATTGCAAGGCTTTCCTATTTGCAGTTATTCACAGATCGATATGCTTTAAATGCCGCAAATACTTCCATTAAAACCGAATATATCATTCCTCAAAGAGGTGTTATTTTTGATCGTAATGGAAAAATTATGGTAGGTAATCAGCCATCCTATGAGATTTCTTTTACTGAAGCATTAATGAAATCTGATTTTGACACCCTGGACTTTTGCAACTTGGTTAAAATTAGCAAAACCGATTTTATAAAAACAATCAAATCCATTAAAAAGGAAAAGTATTTCTCCAAACTAACTCCAATGACTTTTATGAAAAACCTTAGTCGGGAGGACATTGCGAGAATACAGGAAATCATTTTTAAATATCCGGCATTTAGTATTGTGTCAAGACCTCAACGCCAATATGAAGTTTCTACTTCTGGAAATCTTTTAGGATACACGAATGAAGTCAACGAAAGAGAAATTAAGAAAGATTCTCTTTACTACCTACCAGGCGATTTTATTGGTAAAACAGGTATCGAAAAATCATATGAAAAGGATCTTCGAGGAGAGAAAGGCATACAGTACGTACAAAAAGATATTAGATTAAGAAACATTGGCTCCTATAAAAATGGTGCACTAGATAAAGATGTCATTACCGGTAAAGATGTAACTCTTACAATTGATTATGATCTACAGCGCATGGCGGAAGAAATGATGGTTGGAAAACAGGGAGCAATTGTTGCCATTGACCCCAGCAATGGAGAAATTCTTGTTTTAGCCACTGGACCAGATATTGATCCAAATCTATTCGCCGGTCCTGAAAAAACCCGAAATCTATATAAATTACAGATGGATACGATTTATAATAATCGTCCTACTTTTGACCGCTCACTTCAAGCGGCTTATCCTCCTGGTTCTACATTTAAATTGTTAACAGCAGCTGCTGCGATGCAAATGGGCGTAATGGATGAAAAAACAATATTCCCGTGTGGTGGTGGATTTAATTACAGAGGATTACGTATTAAAGGCCATGGAGGAGCAGATCCCTTGGTTCCCGCCATTCAGGTCTCAAGTAACTGCTATTTTTCCTATGCATATATCGCAATCATGAACAAATATCCTGGCGACCCAACCAGAGGCGTGAACGAGTGGAAAAAAATAATGAGCAGTTTTGGTGTTGGCGAATTTCTAAATAATGATTTAGCAGTGGGTTCAAAAGGTAGGATTCCAACAGGCGAATTCTACGAAAAAAGAAGCGGTGGCAAAAAAGACTGGACTTCTGCCTATACCATGAATGGTTCAATTTTTAATGGAATGGGCCAAGGAGATGTTTTATTAACTCCTCTGCAAATGGCAAATTCCATAGCAGCAATTGTAAACAAGGGATGGTATTACACCCCACATATTGTAAAAGCGATTGATGGCAAACCCAATCCTGACCCCAGATTTAAAGTTAAACATAAAACCTTAGTTGCGGCAAAGCATTTCGATCCAATTATTAAAGGAATGGAAGCGGTGGTTTTAAATGGAACTGCCAGGGGATTAAAATCTAATGATTTTACCATGCTCGCAAAAACAGGGACTGCGCAGGTTCCACAGGGAAAAGATAACTCTATTTTTGTTTTGGCCGCACCTGCCGATAATCCAAAAATTGTGATTGCCGCAGTTATGGAGCATGCAGGTTTTGGTGCCACTTGGGCTGGACCAGCCGCAACCGTTATCGCAGAAAAATATTTAACTGGTGATCTAAAAAGAGAACACCTTTATAAGAAGATGATCAATGCGAGCTTCATGCCTGAATACAAAAGGCAGTGGGACGTAGAATTAAAAAGAAAAGGACTGTATAAAGAGCCAAGCAAAGATTCTTTGTCTCTGGCTACTATAGAGCAGCGCTTGAGAACAGCAAAAGATGACAGTCAAAAAAAGGAATTGTTATTAAAAAAAGATTCTATCTTACTTAAAATAAAAAATGCAGCGAAGAAATGA
- a CDS encoding IS1182 family transposase produces MSIKFKDYNQQQNWLFPPSIEELIPESHPVRIVNGIIEQLDLRFLIEEYSKDGKPSFHPKMMLKVMVYAYMDNTYSSRKIEKAMRENINFMWLSAQQVADHNTIARFRSKKLKTIFKDIFKQVVLLLSEEGLVSLKEVFTDGTKIESIAGRYTFVWSNAIKTRKEKMAEQLEQMWNYAQSIAEEEDSDPTPPEFKTIDKDKIEKTAKKIEEIISKNPKASTKAKAKLRYIQKNFSQNLDKYQEQEKVLAGRGSYSKTDPDATFMRMKDDHMQNGQLKPAYNVQVSSESQFVIHYTLHQTTNDLNTLKPHLNTFEELYEFLPEELTADAGYGSEENYDFLEEKNIETFVKYNTFDKEQGILKSKRKKINEDFHRDKLYYNEEKDQYICPMGQPMNKISSKNRKTKSGYAQTSSLYQAQNCNGCPLRGTCHKAQGNRIVERNQNLERHKDKVRENLLSEIGKIKRRQRTADVEPVFAHIKSNRNFKRFTHKGIQKAELEFGLHALAHNLRKKSA; encoded by the coding sequence ATGAGTATTAAATTTAAAGATTATAACCAGCAACAAAATTGGTTATTCCCACCATCAATCGAGGAATTGATTCCAGAAAGCCATCCGGTTCGAATCGTTAATGGAATTATTGAGCAACTGGATTTACGATTTCTCATTGAAGAGTATAGCAAAGATGGCAAACCCAGTTTTCATCCCAAGATGATGCTTAAAGTGATGGTTTACGCTTATATGGATAATACGTATTCCAGCAGGAAGATCGAAAAAGCGATGCGTGAGAATATTAATTTTATGTGGTTGTCCGCTCAACAGGTCGCAGACCATAACACCATCGCACGTTTTCGGAGCAAGAAACTCAAGACTATTTTCAAAGATATTTTCAAACAGGTCGTCCTGTTATTATCAGAGGAAGGACTCGTTAGCTTGAAAGAAGTTTTTACCGATGGAACTAAGATAGAGTCTATTGCCGGGAGATATACCTTCGTTTGGAGCAATGCCATCAAAACCAGAAAAGAGAAGATGGCAGAACAACTTGAGCAAATGTGGAACTATGCCCAAAGCATTGCTGAAGAAGAAGACAGCGATCCTACACCACCGGAGTTTAAAACCATCGATAAAGATAAAATAGAGAAGACCGCCAAGAAAATAGAAGAGATCATCAGCAAAAACCCGAAGGCATCCACCAAAGCAAAGGCAAAATTAAGATACATTCAAAAGAATTTTTCTCAGAACCTGGATAAGTACCAGGAGCAGGAAAAGGTTTTGGCAGGACGTGGCAGTTATAGTAAGACCGATCCCGATGCCACATTTATGCGCATGAAAGATGATCATATGCAGAATGGGCAACTAAAACCCGCCTACAACGTGCAGGTAAGTTCCGAGTCCCAGTTCGTTATTCATTATACTTTACACCAAACCACCAATGATTTAAATACGCTTAAACCTCACCTCAATACTTTTGAAGAACTTTATGAGTTTTTACCCGAAGAACTTACTGCTGATGCTGGTTATGGCAGTGAAGAAAATTATGATTTTCTGGAAGAGAAAAATATAGAAACCTTCGTAAAATACAACACCTTCGATAAGGAACAGGGTATTTTAAAATCGAAAAGAAAGAAAATCAACGAAGACTTTCACCGCGATAAACTTTACTATAATGAAGAGAAAGATCAATACATCTGTCCGATGGGACAACCAATGAACAAAATATCTTCTAAAAACCGAAAAACAAAAAGCGGTTATGCTCAGACAAGTTCACTGTACCAGGCTCAAAATTGCAATGGTTGTCCGCTGCGAGGGACTTGCCACAAAGCTCAGGGAAACAGAATAGTAGAACGCAACCAAAATTTAGAACGGCATAAGGACAAAGTTCGGGAAAACCTTTTAAGTGAAATCGGTAAAATAAAACGCAGACAACGCACGGCGGACGTGGAACCGGTCTTCGCACATATAAAATCCAACCGCAACTTCAAGCGATTTACGCACAAAGGAATACAAAAAGCCGAATTAGAGTTCGGATTACACGCTTTAGCACACAATCTAAGAAAAAAGAGTGCTTAA
- a CDS encoding rod shape-determining protein MreD has protein sequence MISRTLFTDIVMIVLLIALQIFVLNRITLFGKYTPVIYPVFVMFYPFFRNKYQFLALSFLLGLSIDAFLYTWGINAFATTVTAYFRTLIFRTSTDTSTDFFSFHTLQWTQFLLFIILSIFIHQLLVQYIEIFKFTRFFDIFLNVLATSAISFIFIIIYALAFKIKQKV, from the coding sequence ATGATAAGCCGAACACTTTTTACAGATATCGTGATGATTGTTTTGCTAATTGCATTACAAATCTTTGTACTGAATAGGATCACTCTCTTTGGTAAATACACTCCGGTAATTTACCCTGTTTTTGTGATGTTCTATCCTTTCTTTAGAAATAAATACCAATTTCTTGCCTTAAGTTTTCTCCTGGGTTTGAGCATCGATGCATTCCTATATACATGGGGGATAAATGCGTTCGCAACCACGGTGACTGCGTATTTTAGAACTTTAATATTCAGAACTTCTACAGATACTTCTACAGACTTTTTCTCCTTCCATACCTTACAGTGGACGCAGTTTTTGCTTTTTATTATTTTAAGTATTTTTATTCATCAACTGCTCGTTCAATATATTGAAATCTTTAAATTCACTCGCTTTTTCGATATCTTCCTTAATGTCTTGGCGACCAGTGCAATTTCTTTTATCTTTATCATTATCTACGCATTAGCGTTTAAAATCAAACAAAAAGTCTGA
- the mreC gene encoding rod shape-determining protein MreC, with amino-acid sequence MGFLLRLFSKNGLFVFFIFLQLIALVLIFSRNSMQQSWVAGQSAAFNSWVSGYIDEGTSYLKLKQTNEQLVAQNKSLMAELYGKDDIKSPVFRKVHDTIGGGQIYTFVDGDIVYNSINRKDNYFTINRGKRDGVLPKMGVMAPAGIAGIVINTTDSYSLVQSVLSVNKIKINAALKKSGYFGTLTWRGDDSRLMHLADVPKYVSIKVGDTVITDGKSAIFPQGVMIGRVAGYEVDLKTGFWDIAVELSEKMGNLSKIYVVKNLKKAEVAKISDTLQTTIKREK; translated from the coding sequence ATGGGATTTTTGCTGAGATTATTTTCGAAGAACGGTTTATTCGTCTTCTTTATTTTCCTGCAACTCATAGCTTTAGTATTGATTTTCAGTAGAAACTCAATGCAACAGTCGTGGGTTGCTGGACAATCTGCAGCATTTAACTCATGGGTTTCGGGATATATTGATGAAGGTACTTCTTACCTAAAACTTAAACAAACCAACGAACAACTTGTTGCTCAAAACAAAAGTTTGATGGCAGAGCTTTATGGTAAAGACGATATTAAAAGTCCCGTTTTCCGAAAAGTACACGATACCATTGGAGGCGGACAGATCTATACTTTTGTAGATGGTGATATCGTATATAACAGCATTAATAGAAAAGACAACTATTTTACCATTAATCGCGGAAAACGAGATGGCGTACTTCCTAAAATGGGAGTAATGGCACCGGCGGGAATTGCGGGAATTGTTATCAATACAACCGATTCTTATTCACTGGTGCAATCCGTGTTAAGTGTAAATAAAATTAAAATTAATGCTGCCCTAAAGAAATCCGGTTATTTTGGAACTTTAACTTGGCGAGGTGATGATTCAAGATTGATGCATCTAGCTGACGTTCCAAAATATGTTTCGATCAAAGTGGGAGACACCGTTATTACCGATGGGAAATCTGCAATTTTTCCTCAGGGAGTGATGATCGGAAGAGTAGCTGGTTATGAAGTTGATCTTAAGACCGGTTTTTGGGATATTGCTGTGGAACTAAGTGAGAAAATGGGGAATCTTAGCAAGATATATGTGGTGAAAAATCTTAAAAAAGCTGAGGTAGCAAAAATATCTGATACGTTGCAAACGACCATAAAAAGAGAAAAATGA
- the rodA gene encoding rod shape-determining protein RodA → MKWAEGIDKLGLSLYFLLCAFAVANIYSVEPASGMRQAVWLGVSVFIGMIIFMTRTKFFENMAGIIYIAGLLLLIGLFPFGTEILGQKNWYKFGPVSLQPVEFAKIGTALMLANYVSGPDFNLKNKKSLWTSLAIICVPGFVVLLIPDVGSLLVFIAFFIALFREGLSGWFFGVGFIFAGVFLVALAVDPMYVVIAIIIITVLLLFLNSHKIHWNILSTSAIIVIVGVLCGLAYGAPNILEKLPKHQRERIEVLYKGEKAFRDTSGYNLLYSKTAIGSGGFFGKGYREGSVTQGKFVPEQSTDYIFCTVGEEWGFLGSSLLVICYSIFIGRIYYLSEKQKSAFNRVFGYSFASILLIHFGINLGMVMGLFPTVGIPLPFFSYGGSSLLAFSTMTFIFFKLNYADRNSLV, encoded by the coding sequence ATGAAGTGGGCGGAAGGAATAGATAAGTTAGGACTATCACTTTATTTTTTATTGTGTGCATTTGCAGTTGCAAATATTTACAGCGTAGAGCCCGCGAGTGGAATGAGACAAGCGGTATGGCTCGGAGTTTCTGTTTTTATTGGAATGATTATTTTCATGACTAGAACAAAATTTTTCGAGAATATGGCCGGTATTATTTATATCGCAGGGTTACTTCTACTAATCGGACTTTTTCCATTTGGAACAGAGATTTTGGGACAGAAGAACTGGTATAAGTTTGGGCCCGTAAGTTTACAGCCTGTTGAATTCGCCAAAATTGGAACTGCTTTGATGTTGGCAAATTACGTTTCTGGACCAGATTTTAACCTAAAAAATAAAAAATCACTTTGGACTTCATTAGCAATAATATGTGTTCCCGGTTTCGTGGTGCTGCTTATTCCTGATGTGGGATCCTTGCTCGTATTTATTGCGTTTTTTATTGCATTATTCCGTGAGGGATTGTCGGGTTGGTTTTTTGGGGTTGGTTTTATTTTCGCCGGTGTATTTTTGGTCGCTCTTGCAGTTGATCCAATGTACGTTGTAATTGCTATTATTATAATAACAGTATTGCTATTATTTTTAAACTCTCACAAAATTCATTGGAACATCTTATCTACTTCTGCAATTATTGTAATTGTAGGTGTTCTTTGCGGCCTTGCCTATGGGGCGCCAAATATTTTAGAAAAATTACCCAAACACCAAAGAGAAAGAATTGAGGTCTTATATAAAGGAGAAAAAGCTTTTCGTGATACGTCCGGTTATAATTTACTATACTCAAAAACAGCAATTGGATCCGGTGGTTTTTTTGGAAAAGGTTATCGAGAAGGTTCTGTGACCCAAGGAAAATTTGTTCCAGAGCAAAGCACAGATTATATTTTCTGTACCGTAGGTGAGGAATGGGGATTTTTGGGGAGCAGTTTGTTAGTGATTTGCTATTCAATCTTTATAGGAAGGATATATTACCTTTCAGAAAAGCAGAAATCTGCTTTTAATAGGGTCTTTGGATATAGTTTTGCTTCGATCTTGCTAATTCATTTCGGAATCAATCTGGGCATGGTCATGGGGTTATTTCCTACCGTAGGAATTCCGCTCCCTTTCTTTAGTTACGGTGGAAGTTCATTATTGGCCTTTTCTACAATGACTTTTATTTTCTTTAAACTGAATTACGCAGACCGTAACAGTTTAGTGTAG
- the hemA gene encoding glutamyl-tRNA reductase produces MIKDTNIHKTSNFAVLSVSFEKADAAIRGKFAFFDDNVKNFVNQIHELNLGDAFVVSTCNRTEIYTTTHNYLLVAELYCKIVGVSLTDFMQYVHIRKHEEALNHLFRVAAGLESQILGDFEIIGQIKNAYHRFRKEKRTSNPFLERAINSAIQISKRIKNETGISNGAASVSYAAVHYILKNQIPVSDKNILLLGVGEIGQNTVENLVKHVYKPRVKIANRSADKAEKIAEKYQIPYIEFDDFQNELGKTDILIVATGAQHPIINKTHFPNGKETLVIDLSIPNNVEKNITENTNVSLVDVDQLSRHISETMVQRQKEIPKAEEIIKEMTKDFLEWEKKRKLAPNIHHFKAVLKNMERNEMHNIHKKHKYVDVNDMKLSDKMIQKLTNRFAKFIIDNPWKADEISKLMHEILVEQPNNEFNEKH; encoded by the coding sequence ATGATTAAGGATACTAACATTCACAAAACATCAAATTTTGCCGTGCTCAGTGTCAGTTTTGAAAAAGCCGATGCTGCAATACGGGGCAAATTTGCCTTCTTTGATGACAATGTCAAAAATTTTGTAAACCAAATTCATGAGCTGAATTTAGGTGATGCTTTTGTGGTCTCAACTTGCAATAGAACCGAGATTTACACCACTACGCATAATTATCTTCTTGTTGCAGAACTTTATTGTAAAATAGTTGGCGTAAGCCTTACTGACTTTATGCAATATGTTCATATTCGCAAACACGAGGAAGCGTTAAATCATCTTTTTAGAGTTGCTGCCGGCTTAGAGAGCCAAATTCTAGGCGATTTTGAAATTATAGGGCAAATTAAAAATGCTTATCATCGGTTCAGAAAAGAAAAGAGAACTTCTAATCCCTTTTTAGAGCGTGCGATCAATTCTGCGATACAGATTTCTAAAAGAATTAAAAACGAGACAGGTATTTCTAATGGAGCAGCTTCGGTTTCTTACGCAGCGGTTCACTATATTTTAAAAAATCAAATACCAGTTTCTGATAAGAATATTTTACTTTTAGGTGTTGGTGAAATCGGTCAAAATACAGTTGAAAATCTCGTTAAACATGTTTATAAGCCGAGAGTAAAAATAGCGAATCGATCTGCAGACAAAGCGGAGAAAATAGCGGAGAAATACCAAATTCCATATATAGAGTTTGATGATTTTCAAAATGAGTTGGGGAAAACAGATATTTTAATCGTGGCCACTGGTGCGCAACACCCTATCATTAACAAAACGCATTTCCCTAATGGAAAAGAAACATTGGTTATAGACCTTTCTATTCCAAACAATGTAGAGAAAAACATTACTGAAAATACAAATGTAAGTTTGGTAGATGTTGACCAGTTGTCTCGTCACATTAGTGAAACCATGGTGCAGCGCCAAAAAGAAATTCCAAAAGCCGAGGAAATCATCAAAGAGATGACAAAGGACTTCTTGGAATGGGAAAAGAAAAGAAAACTAGCCCCAAATATTCATCACTTCAAAGCAGTGCTGAAAAATATGGAGCGAAATGAAATGCATAATATTCACAAAAAACATAAATATGTAGATGTGAACGACATGAAGCTTTCTGATAAAATGATTCAGAAGCTTACCAATAGGTTTGCAAAATTTATTATTGATAACCCCTGGAAGGCAGATGAGATCAGTAAGTTGATGCACGAGATTTTAGTAGAACAACCAAATAATGAGTTTAATGAGAAGCATTAA
- a CDS encoding rod shape-determining protein, translating into MGLFDMFTQDIAIDLGTANTLIIHNNKIVIDQPSIVAIERSSGKPIAVGEKAKHMQGKTHEDIKTIRPLKDGVIADFHASEHMIKEFIKQIPGIKGKLFQPTLKIVICIPSGITEVEKRAVRDSAQKVNAKEVRLIYEPMAAAIGVGIDVQKPEGNMIIDIGGGTTEIAVVALGGIVCDKSVKIAGDVFTNDIAYYLRTHHNLYIGERTAERVKIEVGSAVEDLDVDIEDIPVQGRDLITGKPKEIMVNYKEIARALDKSIVRIEDAVMETLSLTPPELAADIYKTGIYLAGGGALLRGLADRLHKKTGLPVFVAEDPLRAVVRGTGIALKNMDKFNFLIK; encoded by the coding sequence ATGGGGTTATTTGATATGTTCACGCAGGATATTGCGATCGATTTAGGAACAGCGAACACACTTATCATACACAATAATAAAATCGTCATTGATCAACCATCAATAGTTGCGATAGAGCGGTCTTCTGGAAAACCGATTGCTGTAGGTGAAAAAGCGAAACACATGCAGGGGAAAACCCATGAAGATATCAAAACAATTAGACCTTTGAAAGACGGAGTAATTGCTGATTTTCACGCTTCCGAACACATGATCAAAGAGTTTATCAAACAAATTCCAGGCATCAAAGGGAAACTTTTCCAACCAACTTTAAAGATAGTAATTTGTATCCCATCTGGTATTACCGAGGTGGAAAAAAGAGCCGTACGAGATTCTGCGCAAAAAGTAAATGCAAAAGAAGTTCGTTTAATTTATGAACCAATGGCTGCAGCAATCGGAGTAGGTATTGATGTTCAAAAGCCGGAAGGGAACATGATTATCGACATAGGTGGTGGTACAACGGAAATTGCAGTTGTTGCTTTAGGTGGAATTGTTTGTGATAAGTCTGTAAAAATCGCAGGTGATGTTTTTACAAATGATATCGCTTACTACCTCAGAACGCATCATAACTTATATATCGGTGAAAGAACTGCGGAGAGAGTAAAAATCGAAGTTGGTTCTGCTGTTGAAGATCTTGATGTTGATATTGAAGATATTCCAGTTCAAGGACGTGATTTAATTACAGGGAAACCAAAAGAAATTATGGTGAACTATAAAGAAATTGCACGCGCTTTGGATAAATCAATTGTCCGTATTGAGGATGCTGTTATGGAGACCCTTTCTTTAACTCCACCAGAATTAGCGGCTGATATCTACAAAACAGGAATTTATCTTGCAGGAGGTGGAGCATTGTTAAGAGGATTAGCAGATCGTCTTCACAAGAAGACTGGACTTCCGGTTTTTGTCGCTGAAGACCCGTTAAGAGCTGTCGTTCGTGGAACAGGTATCGCTTTAAAAAACATGGATAAATTTAATTTCCTGATTAAATAA
- a CDS encoding uroporphyrinogen-III synthase, protein MKILFTKILDEKEVSVVLEAEFHSSFLEVIKIAFIKIPSFPLENKSLIFTSVNGVEAFFKNGFKPHENFTGRNFNKIYCVGKKTKMRLRKYGFGVFKMKKNAKELSEFIIEHCSKEKFIHFCGNLALDILQKKLPLQNIGYKKVVVYETELTYPKVEEEYDAVAFFSPSGVRSFVENNNLDFKQIYAIGETTGEEVRKHTSQNIFIGKDNDLKALLKLIKKEGSLQIPM, encoded by the coding sequence ATGAAGATTCTGTTTACAAAAATACTCGATGAAAAAGAAGTTTCAGTTGTTCTGGAAGCAGAATTCCATTCTTCATTTCTAGAAGTTATTAAGATTGCATTTATAAAAATACCCTCGTTTCCATTGGAAAATAAATCTTTGATTTTCACCAGTGTAAATGGAGTAGAAGCTTTTTTCAAAAATGGATTTAAACCCCATGAAAACTTTACCGGCCGAAATTTCAATAAAATTTATTGCGTAGGTAAAAAAACCAAGATGCGTTTGCGCAAATATGGTTTTGGTGTTTTTAAAATGAAGAAAAACGCTAAAGAATTATCAGAATTTATCATAGAGCACTGTTCTAAGGAAAAATTCATCCATTTCTGTGGAAATTTGGCACTGGATATTTTACAAAAAAAATTACCATTACAGAATATTGGATATAAAAAAGTAGTGGTTTATGAAACAGAACTTACCTATCCAAAAGTAGAAGAAGAATATGACGCGGTCGCTTTCTTCTCTCCAAGTGGAGTACGTAGCTTTGTAGAGAATAACAATTTAGATTTTAAACAGATTTATGCAATTGGTGAAACTACGGGTGAAGAAGTTCGCAAGCATACGAGTCAAAATATATTTATAGGCAAAGACAATGATTTGAAGGCTTTGCTCAAATTGATTAAAAAGGAAGGGAGTTTACAAATCCCGATGTAG